The genomic stretch ATCAAGGCCTTGCACGCCGCCCAGGCCCTGGGCGGTGAAGCAGGTCCGGTGCATTCAGCAGCCGTGGTCGTGGTCGGCGAACTGACCTGGCCTATCGTAAACCTGCGGGTGGACTGGGCCGATGAAGACCCGATCGGCCAATTGCAAAAACTCTGGGATGCCTATCGCCCGCAGCTTCAGGACTACATCGACCGCGCCCTCGATCCGGCGAAGGCGCCGGGCTACGGAGTTGCCGGAGACGACCGATGAGCGACAGCGTCGCGTTGCTCAAAACGCTGGTGGGGTTCGACACCACCAGCCGCGAGTCCAACCTGCAATTGATCGACTTCGTGCGTGACTACCTCGAAGGTTTCGATGTGCCGTGCGAGTTGATCTACAACGAAGACCGCAGCAAGGCCAACCTGTTCGCCACGATTGGCCCGGCCGATCAGCCGGGCATCGTGCTGTCGGGGCACACCGATGTGGTACCGGCCGACGGTCAGCCATGGACGCTACCGCCGTTCGAACTCAGCGAGCGCGACGGCAAGTTGTACGGTCGCGGCACGGCGGACATGAAGGGCTACATCGCCTGCGTGCTGGCGCTGGTGCCATCGTTGATCGAAGCACCGTTGCGCATGCCGGTGCACATTGCGCTGTCCTACGACGAAGAGGTCGGTTGCCTCGGTGTGCGTTCGCTGCTCAAGGTGCTGGAGCAACGTCCGCTCAAACCGTTGCTGTGCATCATCGGCGAGCCGACCGAACTCAAACCGGTGCTCGGGCACAAGGGCAAACTGGCGATGCGCTGCGATGTCCAGGGTCACGCCTGTCATTCGGCCTACGCGCCACTCGGGGTCAATGCCATCGAATGCGCCGCCGAGTTGATCGGCGAGCTGGGGCGCATCGGTCGGCAGCTCAAGGATGAACACCTCGACCCGCGCTTTGACCCGCCGTATTCAACGGTGCAAACCGGCGTGATCAGCGGCGGCAAGGCGTTGAACATCGTCCCTGCCGATTGCCGTTTCGACTTCGAAATCCGCGCCCTGCCCTCGCTGGATCCGGTTATCGTCGCGCAGCAACTCAAGGCCTACGCCGAACAGCAAATGCTGCCGCGCATGCGGGCCGTCAGCGAGCAGAGCGATATCCGGTTCAGCGAACTGTCGGCGTATCCGGGACTGGCAACGGATGCCCGGAGCCAGGCTGCGGAATTGATCGCCACGTTCTGTGGCTCGGACGAT from Pseudomonas allokribbensis encodes the following:
- the argE gene encoding acetylornithine deacetylase, whose protein sequence is MSDSVALLKTLVGFDTTSRESNLQLIDFVRDYLEGFDVPCELIYNEDRSKANLFATIGPADQPGIVLSGHTDVVPADGQPWTLPPFELSERDGKLYGRGTADMKGYIACVLALVPSLIEAPLRMPVHIALSYDEEVGCLGVRSLLKVLEQRPLKPLLCIIGEPTELKPVLGHKGKLAMRCDVQGHACHSAYAPLGVNAIECAAELIGELGRIGRQLKDEHLDPRFDPPYSTVQTGVISGGKALNIVPADCRFDFEIRALPSLDPVIVAQQLKAYAEQQMLPRMRAVSEQSDIRFSELSAYPGLATDARSQAAELIATFCGSDDFGTVAFGTEGGLFDAVGIPTVVCGPGSMDQGHKPDEFVSRDQLKACDEMLQRMLASIHL